The following coding sequences are from one Streptomyces sp. NBC_00536 window:
- a CDS encoding 30S ribosomal protein bS22 produces MGSVIKKRRKRMAKKKHRKLLKRTRVQRRNKK; encoded by the coding sequence GTGGGCTCTGTTATCAAGAAGCGGCGCAAGCGGATGGCCAAGAAGAAGCACCGCAAGCTGCTCAAGCGCACCCGCGTGCAGCGCCGTAACAAGAAGTAA
- a CDS encoding DUF5667 domain-containing protein — MIANVSPHRRANAFAQALEDRTPSEPSEPEPAAEQSEAPAEPADCDRLLALASALGEMPRPQMDADVKVVQRAQLIAAMETMVMEERSGGGAAADPQVPEQRTGRGAHRATSLRKLRPRSRWSKGIAAGGLTVGVAAGAFSGVAAASTDALPGDSLYPVKLGMEDIKLGMANDDSDRGELYLDQASNRLAEARRLMERGRSPGALDHEVLGEIRRALAGMKHDAEEGHRLLQSAHERDGSLGPIQTLSSFSRSHRDAWGKLRDKLPAQLTDVGEQVTSVFQAIDDDVEPFQGLLPKPPEQTRGPGSSAPSKPGTSGKQHSAPPATGTGPSSGSAGPAPSPSDSPSAGPGGLIGGAGGLLHPSPEDGGPLPPVAPEIPHPEITLPPLLPGLLPGLGIKGENAD; from the coding sequence GTGATCGCGAACGTTTCTCCGCACCGGCGGGCGAACGCCTTCGCCCAGGCCCTGGAGGATCGGACCCCGTCCGAACCCTCGGAACCGGAGCCGGCGGCCGAGCAGTCCGAGGCACCTGCCGAACCTGCCGACTGCGACCGGTTGTTGGCCCTGGCGAGCGCGCTCGGCGAAATGCCACGCCCGCAGATGGACGCCGATGTCAAAGTGGTGCAACGAGCACAGCTCATTGCCGCCATGGAGACCATGGTGATGGAGGAGAGGTCCGGGGGCGGTGCAGCCGCGGACCCTCAGGTGCCCGAACAGCGGACCGGTCGCGGCGCCCACCGGGCGACCTCGCTCCGGAAATTGCGGCCCCGCTCCCGCTGGTCCAAGGGCATCGCAGCGGGCGGCCTCACGGTCGGTGTGGCCGCGGGAGCCTTCAGCGGAGTGGCCGCTGCCAGCACCGACGCCCTGCCGGGTGACTCCCTGTACCCGGTGAAGCTGGGCATGGAGGACATCAAGCTGGGCATGGCCAACGACGATTCGGACCGGGGCGAGCTCTATCTCGACCAGGCCTCGAACCGCCTGGCGGAGGCCCGTCGGCTGATGGAGCGCGGCAGGTCGCCGGGTGCGCTGGACCACGAGGTGCTCGGCGAGATCCGCCGCGCCCTCGCGGGCATGAAGCACGACGCGGAGGAAGGCCACCGCCTGCTCCAGTCGGCACATGAACGGGACGGCTCGCTCGGCCCGATCCAGACCCTGTCGTCCTTCTCCCGCTCCCACCGCGACGCGTGGGGCAAGCTGCGCGACAAGCTCCCCGCGCAGCTCACGGACGTGGGAGAACAGGTCACGTCGGTCTTCCAGGCCATAGACGATGACGTCGAGCCCTTCCAGGGGCTGCTTCCGAAGCCACCGGAGCAGACCCGGGGCCCGGGCTCGTCCGCCCCGTCGAAGCCGGGCACCAGCGGCAAACAGCACTCCGCACCCCCGGCCACTGGCACCGGCCCGTCCAGTGGTTCCGCGGGCCCCGCCCCGTCCCCCTCGGACTCGCCGTCCGCGGGCCCCGGCGGGCTCATCGGCGGCGCCGGCGGGCTGCTCCACCCGTCCCCGGAAGACGGCGGCCCGCTGCCGCCCGTCGCACCGGAGATCCCGCATCCGGAGATCACCCTCCCGCCCCTGCTCCCGGGCCTGCTCCCGGGCCTGGGCATCAAGGGTGAGAACGCCGACTGA
- a CDS encoding phosphatase, translating into MLSTGALRAHLLAARLAGPVATPREKSLRSYRLFAARDPRVLLGLDPLGGWAQPDLLRLMAERCGVSADPAHVSGPDVIDPERTLAGLDAFARKLREAALARAPVLFGTGHPHRLLGFYAALAEALSAVGCVVLTPAQGVAVDMVTRFGVRTHRLEYVRGVALVRETGAHPVGGATGAHSHSPLPVRIALGALAEAREPLPELVVGDHGWVCGAGQLGFAAIGLADTDDPALFVGEAEGSVSVVVPLDDAVRSDYYRPLTRYVLGRAGLAD; encoded by the coding sequence GTGTTGAGCACCGGCGCCCTGCGTGCGCATCTGCTGGCCGCCCGGTTGGCCGGGCCCGTCGCCACCCCCCGCGAGAAGAGCCTGCGCAGCTACCGGCTGTTCGCGGCCCGGGATCCGCGGGTGCTGCTCGGCCTGGATCCGCTCGGGGGCTGGGCGCAGCCCGATCTGCTGCGGCTGATGGCCGAGCGGTGCGGGGTCTCGGCGGATCCCGCGCACGTCAGCGGCCCGGACGTGATCGATCCGGAGCGGACGCTGGCCGGGCTGGACGCCTTCGCGCGCAAGCTCCGGGAGGCGGCGCTGGCCCGGGCCCCGGTGCTGTTCGGCACCGGCCATCCGCACCGGCTCCTGGGCTTCTACGCCGCGTTGGCCGAGGCGCTGTCGGCGGTGGGCTGTGTTGTCCTCACCCCGGCGCAGGGGGTGGCCGTGGACATGGTGACCCGGTTCGGCGTACGTACGCACCGCCTCGAATACGTACGGGGGGTCGCACTGGTACGGGAGACCGGCGCGCACCCGGTGGGGGGCGCCACCGGCGCGCACAGCCATTCGCCGCTCCCGGTTCGGATCGCGCTGGGGGCCCTGGCCGAGGCCCGGGAGCCGCTTCCGGAGCTGGTGGTCGGGGATCACGGATGGGTCTGCGGGGCAGGTCAGCTGGGTTTCGCGGCCATCGGGCTGGCGGATACGGACGACCCCGCGCTCTTCGTCGGCGAGGCCGAGGGGAGCGTCTCGGTGGTGGTTCCGCTTGATGACGCGGTGCGCTCGGACTACTACCGACCGCTCACGCGGTACGTGCTGGGGCGGGCGGGGCTCGCGGACTGA
- a CDS encoding redox-sensing transcriptional repressor Rex has translation MATGRTHRPATRSRGIPEATVARLPLYLRALTALSERSVPTVSSEELAAAAGVNSAKLRKDFSYLGSYGTRGVGYDVEYLVYQISRELGLTQDWPVVIVGIGNLGAALANYGGFASRGFRVAALIDADPAMAGKPVAGMPVQHTDELEKIISENGVSIGVIATPAGAAQQVSERLIAAGVTSILNFAPTVLSVPEGVDVRKVDLSIELQILAFHEQRKAGEGAAAAAAAADEDEDTSPLASLPQPAATRAPAASAVAPARKGGPEGDVPAVMPA, from the coding sequence GTGGCAACTGGCCGAACTCACCGACCGGCGACCCGCAGCCGAGGTATTCCCGAGGCCACTGTCGCCCGGCTTCCGCTGTACTTGCGCGCCCTCACGGCGCTCTCCGAGCGCTCGGTACCCACGGTGTCCTCCGAGGAGCTCGCGGCCGCCGCCGGAGTCAACTCCGCGAAGCTGCGCAAGGACTTCTCCTACCTCGGGTCCTACGGCACCCGGGGCGTCGGCTACGACGTCGAGTACCTCGTCTACCAGATCTCCCGCGAACTCGGGCTGACCCAGGACTGGCCGGTCGTCATCGTCGGCATCGGCAACCTCGGCGCCGCCCTCGCCAACTACGGCGGCTTCGCCTCGCGCGGGTTCCGCGTGGCCGCGCTCATCGACGCCGACCCGGCGATGGCCGGGAAGCCGGTCGCGGGCATGCCGGTGCAGCACACCGACGAGCTGGAAAAGATCATTTCGGAGAACGGCGTCTCCATCGGGGTCATCGCGACCCCGGCGGGCGCCGCCCAGCAGGTCAGCGAGCGGCTGATCGCGGCCGGAGTGACCTCCATCCTGAACTTCGCGCCGACCGTCCTGTCGGTGCCGGAGGGCGTGGACGTGCGCAAGGTCGACCTCTCGATCGAGCTGCAGATCCTCGCCTTCCACGAGCAGCGCAAGGCGGGCGAAGGCGCCGCCGCGGCCGCGGCCGCCGCCGATGAGGACGAGGACACCTCGCCGCTGGCCTCCCTGCCGCAGCCCGCCGCCACCCGTGCCCCGGCAGCCTCCGCCGTCGCTCCGGCGCGCAAGGGCGGCCCGGAGGGCGACGTACCGGCGGTGATGCCGGCATGA
- a CDS encoding HAD family hydrolase has product MAALGWLTPRRHSATARSVLAGEASAEAARKTALADDPAAIDFSLSSATPQDTAPPEAPAPAEPEFPVPGDELAAAFFDLDNTVMQGAAIFHFGRGLYKREFFRRRELARFAWQQAWFRLAGVEDPEHMQDARDSALSIVKGHRVSELMSIGEEIYDEYMAERIWPGTRALAQAHLDAGQKVWLVTAAPVETATIIARRLGLTGALGTVAESVDGIYTGRLVGEPLHGPAKAEAVRALAAAEGLDLAHCAAYSDSHNDIPMLSLVGHPYAINPDTKLRKHARAHDWRLRDYRTGRKAVKVGVPAAAGVGAIAGGAAAAIALHRRRK; this is encoded by the coding sequence ATGGCCGCTCTGGGATGGCTCACCCCCCGTAGACACTCCGCCACGGCGCGGAGCGTGCTGGCAGGCGAGGCCTCGGCCGAGGCCGCCCGCAAGACCGCGCTGGCCGACGATCCGGCCGCGATCGACTTCTCCCTCAGCTCCGCCACCCCACAGGACACCGCGCCGCCCGAGGCCCCCGCGCCCGCCGAGCCCGAGTTCCCCGTCCCCGGCGACGAGCTGGCCGCGGCCTTCTTCGACCTCGACAACACCGTCATGCAGGGCGCCGCGATCTTCCACTTCGGCCGCGGCCTCTACAAGCGCGAGTTCTTCCGCCGCCGCGAGCTGGCCCGCTTCGCCTGGCAGCAGGCCTGGTTCCGGCTCGCCGGGGTCGAGGACCCCGAGCACATGCAGGACGCGCGCGACAGCGCCCTGTCCATCGTCAAGGGCCACCGCGTCTCCGAGCTGATGTCGATCGGCGAGGAGATCTACGACGAGTACATGGCGGAGCGGATCTGGCCGGGCACCCGCGCCCTGGCCCAGGCCCACCTCGACGCGGGCCAGAAGGTGTGGCTCGTCACGGCCGCCCCGGTCGAGACCGCCACGATCATCGCCCGCCGGCTCGGCCTGACCGGAGCCCTGGGCACCGTCGCCGAGTCCGTGGACGGCATCTACACCGGCCGCCTGGTGGGCGAGCCGCTGCACGGCCCCGCCAAGGCCGAGGCCGTGCGCGCGCTGGCCGCCGCCGAGGGGCTCGACCTCGCGCACTGCGCCGCGTACAGCGACTCGCACAACGACATTCCGATGCTGTCACTGGTCGGACATCCGTACGCGATCAATCCCGATACAAAACTGCGCAAGCATGCCCGGGCCCACGACTGGCGACTGCGCGACTATCGCACCGGCCGCAAGGCCGTGAAGGTCGGCGTCCCGGCGGCCGCCGGAGTCGGCGCGATCGCGGGCGGCGCGGCCGCCGCGATCGCCCTGCACCGGCGCCGCAAGTAG
- the hemC gene encoding hydroxymethylbilane synthase encodes MNSRPDQPLRLGTRRSTLAMSQSGHVAEAVRAVTGRPVELVEITTYGDVSKELLAQIGGTGVFVTALREALLRGDVDFAVHSLKDLPTTQPDELVIAAMPQREDARDALVARDGLTFEQLPDGARIGTGSPRRMAQLNHYARALGKVIETVPIRGNVDTRIGFVRSGELDAVVLAAAGLNRIGRGDEATDLMSVDNMLPAPGQGALAVECLASNADLIAALGELDDPYTRAAVTAERALLAALEAGCSAPVGALADLLADGQTVNEMRLRGVVGTLDGSTLVQLSTTGPVPHSYEEAVALGRELADEMLAKGAAGLMGERSL; translated from the coding sequence ATGAACTCACGTCCCGACCAGCCCCTCCGGCTTGGGACACGGCGCAGCACACTGGCCATGTCCCAGTCGGGACACGTCGCCGAAGCGGTCCGCGCCGTCACCGGCCGGCCCGTCGAACTCGTGGAGATCACGACGTACGGCGACGTCTCCAAGGAGCTGCTCGCGCAGATCGGCGGCACCGGTGTGTTCGTCACCGCGCTGCGCGAGGCGCTGCTGCGCGGCGACGTCGACTTCGCCGTGCACTCGCTCAAGGACCTGCCGACCACGCAGCCCGACGAGCTGGTGATCGCCGCGATGCCGCAGCGCGAGGACGCGCGTGACGCGCTCGTGGCGCGCGACGGCCTGACCTTCGAGCAGCTGCCCGACGGTGCCCGCATCGGTACCGGTTCGCCGCGCCGCATGGCGCAGCTCAACCACTACGCCCGCGCGCTGGGGAAGGTCATCGAGACCGTCCCGATCCGCGGCAACGTCGACACCCGCATCGGGTTCGTGCGCAGCGGTGAGCTGGACGCGGTGGTCCTGGCCGCCGCCGGGCTCAACCGGATCGGCCGCGGCGACGAGGCGACCGACCTGATGTCGGTCGACAACATGCTGCCCGCCCCCGGCCAGGGGGCCCTCGCGGTCGAGTGCCTCGCGTCCAACGCGGACCTCATCGCCGCGCTCGGTGAACTCGACGACCCGTACACGCGGGCCGCCGTCACCGCCGAGCGTGCCCTGCTCGCCGCCCTGGAGGCCGGCTGCAGCGCCCCCGTGGGCGCGCTCGCCGACCTTCTGGCCGACGGGCAGACTGTCAACGAAATGCGCCTGCGCGGCGTCGTCGGAACGCTCGACGGCTCGACGCTGGTGCAGCTGTCCACCACCGGACCCGTCCCCCACTCGTACGAAGAGGCAGTGGCGCTCGGCCGCGAACTCGCGGACGAGATGCTGGCCAAGGGCGCGGCCGGTCTGATGGGGGAGCGATCCCTTTGA
- a CDS encoding glutamyl-tRNA reductase — MSLLVVGLSHRSAPVSVLERASLSTDAKAKLLHDTLAAEPATEAAVLATCNRIELYADVDKFHAGVAELSTLLAQHSGVALEELTPYLYVHYEDRAVHHLFSVACGLDSMVVGEGQILGQIKDALALGQELHTAGRLINDLFQQALRVGKRAHSETGIDRAGQSLVTFGLEQLAVRVPVAEWAQGKRALVIGAGSMSSLAAATLARVGVAEVVVANRTSARAERLVEILRGGGAAARVVAMADVADELTRVDVVVSCTGATGLVLTGDDVVGALAKAEAEAGGALRGFRGSAPDPAPQTPAGLGLAPAGLDVAEAGAVPGSRGSAPDPAPQSPAGLDSAPAGLRNAEVVARLVAAAEGGRRLADAGAARTLTAAAVAETDGCPVGLDALVGDPARSGDGRSALTGVDANALELHGTWADQGEAAAQRQPRRTGRALDAGADVRLALLDLAMPRDIDAAVHRIPGVRLVDIESLAEASADAPMAADVDAVRTIVADEVAAFGAAQRAAHITPTVVALRAMAAEVVAMEVARLDGRVPDLDERQRAEVTQTVRRVVDKLLHAPTVRVKQLASEPGGAGYAEALRELFDLDPQTVASVSRADAADPKNDDDPGRAS; from the coding sequence ATGAGTCTGCTCGTCGTAGGGCTGAGCCACCGCAGCGCGCCCGTCAGCGTGCTCGAACGCGCCTCGCTCTCCACCGATGCCAAGGCGAAGCTGCTGCACGACACCCTGGCCGCCGAACCGGCGACCGAGGCGGCCGTGCTCGCCACGTGCAACCGGATCGAGCTGTACGCCGACGTGGACAAGTTCCACGCCGGTGTCGCCGAGCTGTCCACGCTCCTGGCGCAGCACAGCGGTGTCGCGCTGGAGGAACTCACCCCTTATCTGTATGTGCACTACGAGGACCGGGCCGTCCACCACCTCTTCTCGGTGGCGTGCGGACTGGACTCGATGGTCGTCGGCGAGGGCCAGATCCTCGGGCAGATCAAGGACGCGCTCGCGCTGGGGCAGGAGCTCCACACCGCGGGGCGTCTGATCAACGACCTCTTCCAGCAGGCGCTGCGGGTCGGCAAGCGGGCGCACTCGGAGACCGGCATCGACCGGGCCGGGCAGTCGCTCGTCACCTTCGGGCTGGAGCAGCTGGCCGTGCGGGTGCCGGTGGCGGAGTGGGCCCAGGGCAAGCGGGCGCTGGTGATCGGTGCCGGGTCGATGTCCTCGCTGGCCGCGGCGACGCTGGCGCGGGTCGGGGTGGCGGAGGTTGTCGTCGCCAACCGGACTTCTGCTCGTGCCGAGCGGCTGGTGGAGATTCTGCGGGGCGGTGGCGCCGCTGCTCGGGTCGTTGCCATGGCTGATGTGGCCGACGAGCTGACACGAGTCGACGTGGTCGTTTCCTGTACCGGGGCCACGGGTCTTGTGCTGACCGGGGATGACGTGGTCGGGGCGCTGGCCAAGGCCGAGGCCGAGGCCGGGGGTGCCCTGCGGGGCTTCCGGGGCTCCGCCCCGGACCCCGCGCCTCAAACGCCGGCGGGGCTGGGTTTGGCTCCGGCCGGGCTGGATGTGGCCGAGGCGGGAGCCGTGCCGGGCTCCCGGGGCTCTGCCCCGGACCCCGCGCCTCAATCGCCGGCGGGGCTGGATTCCGCCCCCGCCGGGCTCCGGAACGCCGAGGTCGTCGCGCGGCTCGTTGCCGCTGCCGAAGGGGGGCGGCGGCTGGCTGATGCCGGGGCCGCTCGGACCCTGACCGCCGCTGCCGTCGCCGAGACGGACGGGTGTCCCGTCGGGCTCGACGCGCTTGTCGGGGATCCCGCGCGCAGTGGCGACGGGCGGTCCGCTCTTACCGGGGTCGACGCGAACGCGCTGGAGCTGCACGGGACCTGGGCCGATCAGGGTGAGGCCGCCGCGCAGCGGCAGCCGCGCCGGACCGGGCGGGCCCTGGACGCGGGGGCCGACGTACGGCTCGCGCTCCTGGACCTGGCGATGCCCCGCGACATCGACGCCGCCGTGCACCGGATCCCCGGGGTGCGTCTCGTCGACATCGAGTCGCTCGCCGAGGCCTCCGCCGACGCGCCGATGGCCGCCGACGTGGACGCCGTACGTACGATCGTCGCGGACGAGGTGGCCGCCTTCGGGGCGGCCCAGCGCGCCGCGCACATCACCCCCACCGTCGTCGCCCTGCGCGCGATGGCCGCCGAAGTGGTGGCCATGGAAGTGGCGCGGCTCGACGGCCGGGTACCCGATCTCGACGAGCGGCAGCGGGCCGAAGTGACGCAGACCGTGCGCCGCGTCGTCGACAAGCTCCTCCACGCGCCGACCGTGCGCGTCAAGCAGCTCGCGAGCGAGCCCGGCGGCGCCGGGTACGCCGAGGCGCTGCGTGAACTCTTCGACCTCGACCCGCAGACGGTGGCATCCGTCAGCCGGGCTGACGCGGCCGATCCGAAGAACGACGACGACCCAGGACGGGCATCATGA
- a CDS encoding ECF subfamily RNA polymerase sigma factor, BldN family, which yields MYPPVGVDASGLATLRATVIDHLRGFVPTAYAVPVFAASVPAGLGPVGPCYALTDGGATVGRRGRAGTGSSGGTGTTTPTTRRPTADSDSARMMDLVERAQAGEADAFGRLYDQYSDTVYRYIYYRVGGKATAEDLTSETFLRALRRISTFTWQGRDFGAWLVTIARNLVADHFKSSRFRLEVTTGEMLDANEVERSPEDSVLESLSNAALLEAVRKLNPQQQECVTLRFLQGLSVAETARVMGKNEGAIKTLQYRAVRTLARLLPDDAR from the coding sequence GTGTACCCACCTGTCGGGGTTGACGCCTCGGGCCTGGCTACGCTGCGCGCAACGGTCATCGACCACCTGCGTGGCTTCGTCCCCACCGCGTACGCCGTCCCCGTTTTCGCCGCCTCGGTCCCCGCCGGCCTCGGCCCCGTAGGTCCTTGCTATGCCCTGACGGATGGCGGAGCGACCGTGGGCAGACGCGGCCGCGCGGGCACCGGGTCAAGCGGCGGCACCGGCACGACCACGCCGACCACCCGCCGTCCCACCGCGGACAGCGACAGCGCCCGGATGATGGACCTGGTCGAGCGCGCCCAGGCCGGCGAGGCCGATGCCTTCGGTCGTCTGTACGACCAGTACAGCGACACCGTCTACCGCTACATCTATTACCGCGTCGGCGGCAAAGCGACCGCGGAGGACCTCACCAGTGAGACCTTCCTGCGCGCGCTGCGCCGCATCTCCACCTTCACCTGGCAGGGCCGCGACTTCGGCGCCTGGCTCGTGACGATCGCGCGCAACCTGGTGGCGGACCACTTCAAGTCCAGCCGCTTCCGCCTCGAAGTCACGACCGGCGAAATGCTGGACGCCAACGAGGTGGAGCGCAGCCCCGAGGACTCCGTCCTGGAGTCCCTCTCCAACGCGGCCCTGCTGGAGGCCGTACGGAAACTCAATCCCCAGCAGCAGGAGTGCGTGACCCTGCGCTTCCTGCAGGGCCTGTCGGTCGCCGAGACCGCCCGGGTCATGGGGAAGAACGAGGGGGCGATCAAGACCTTGCAGTACCGGGCGGTCCGGACCCTGGCCCGACTCCTCCCGGACGACGCCCGCTGA
- a CDS encoding helix-turn-helix domain-containing protein, giving the protein MAAGERPLSEVQFLTVAEVASVMRVSKMTVYRLVHNGHLPAIRVGRSFRVPENAVHEYLRESYVGVESA; this is encoded by the coding sequence ATGGCTGCTGGCGAGAGGCCTCTCAGTGAGGTTCAGTTCCTGACCGTGGCGGAGGTCGCCTCGGTGATGCGAGTGTCGAAGATGACCGTGTACCGCTTGGTGCACAACGGGCATCTGCCCGCGATCCGGGTGGGCCGGTCCTTCCGGGTCCCCGAGAACGCGGTCCACGAGTACCTCCGAGAGTCCTATGTGGGGGTGGAGTCGGCCTGA
- a CDS encoding lysophospholipid acyltransferase family protein, with the protein MADAKVIPFDEDRPRRRARRVRALPVPDAGTGAGAAVVPAPASVPASVPAPVPAAPGGWERRLAGGLAFLRRRVTGDYEVDDFGYDKELTDQVLMSVLRPVYDKYFRVEVKGIENIPKEGGALIVANHSGTLPLDGLMMQVAVHDHHPAQRHLRLLAADLVFMLPVVNELARKAGHTLACAEDAQRLLEAGELVGVMPEGFKGIGKPFEDRYKLQRFGRGGFVSTALRAGTPIVPCSIVGAEEIYPMIGNAKTVARLLGIPYFPITPTFPWLGPLGAVPLPTKWTIQFGEPIATDGYPPEAAEDPMLMFNLTDQVREQIQHTLYKLLVQRRSVFF; encoded by the coding sequence GTGGCGGACGCCAAGGTCATTCCGTTCGACGAGGACCGTCCGCGCCGACGCGCCCGGCGGGTCCGGGCGCTCCCCGTGCCGGACGCCGGGACCGGGGCCGGAGCGGCCGTCGTGCCTGCGCCCGCGTCCGTGCCCGCGTCCGTGCCCGCGCCGGTGCCCGCCGCCCCGGGCGGCTGGGAGCGGCGGCTCGCGGGCGGGCTGGCGTTCCTGCGGCGCCGGGTCACCGGTGACTACGAGGTCGACGACTTCGGGTACGACAAGGAGCTGACGGACCAGGTCCTGATGTCGGTCCTGCGGCCCGTGTACGACAAGTACTTCCGGGTCGAGGTCAAGGGCATCGAGAACATCCCGAAGGAGGGTGGCGCGCTGATCGTGGCCAACCACTCCGGGACGCTGCCGCTGGACGGCCTGATGATGCAGGTCGCGGTGCACGACCACCACCCCGCGCAGCGGCACTTGCGACTGCTGGCGGCGGACCTGGTGTTCATGCTGCCGGTGGTCAACGAGCTGGCGCGCAAGGCCGGGCACACCCTGGCGTGCGCGGAGGACGCGCAGCGGCTGCTGGAGGCCGGGGAGCTGGTCGGGGTGATGCCCGAGGGCTTCAAGGGGATAGGGAAGCCCTTCGAGGACCGCTACAAGCTGCAGCGGTTCGGGCGCGGGGGCTTCGTGTCGACGGCGCTGCGGGCGGGGACGCCGATCGTGCCGTGCTCGATCGTGGGGGCGGAGGAGATCTACCCGATGATCGGCAACGCCAAGACGGTGGCGCGGCTGCTCGGGATCCCGTACTTCCCGATCACGCCGACCTTCCCGTGGCTGGGGCCGCTGGGTGCGGTGCCGCTGCCGACGAAGTGGACGATCCAGTTCGGTGAGCCGATCGCCACGGACGGGTATCCGCCGGAGGCGGCGGAGGACCCGATGCTGATGTTCAACCTGACGGATCAGGTGCGGGAGCAGATCCAGCACACGCTGTACAAGCTGCTGGTGCAGCGGCGGTCTGTCTTCTTCTGA
- a CDS encoding NAD-dependent epimerase/dehydratase family protein: MGKVVLVTGAARQLGGRFVRRIQRDPEVERVIAVDASTPPHRLGSAEFVRTDIRQSAIARVLTEYSVDTVVHLAVTGGGGVGAGGAGSAVKETNVIGTMQLLGACQKSPTVRRLVVKSSTSVYGAAPRDPAVFSETTQPKSLPAVGFAKDAVEVEGYVRGFARRRPDVAVCVLRFANILGPFADSALAEYFSMPVMPTVLGYDPRLQFVHEDDVLDVLKLAAGEPRRGTLNSGTFNIAGDGVLLLSQCSRRLGRPTIPLLLPALTWVGSALKAVGVTDFSPEQTRLLTHGRVVETSQMRDVLGFKPMYTTAETFADFARSRGNGLLPPERAGRAVDRMAGVLKVDVEEGAQR, from the coding sequence GTGGGGAAGGTCGTGCTCGTGACCGGGGCAGCCCGGCAGCTGGGAGGCCGATTCGTACGCCGGATCCAGCGCGACCCGGAGGTCGAGCGGGTCATCGCGGTGGATGCGAGCACTCCGCCGCACCGGCTGGGGTCCGCCGAGTTCGTCCGTACGGACATCAGGCAGTCGGCGATCGCCAGGGTCCTCACCGAGTACTCCGTGGACACCGTGGTGCACCTCGCGGTCACCGGGGGCGGCGGTGTGGGAGCGGGCGGCGCGGGAAGCGCCGTGAAGGAAACGAACGTCATCGGGACCATGCAGCTCCTCGGGGCCTGCCAGAAGTCCCCGACGGTGCGGCGCCTGGTGGTGAAGTCCAGTACGAGTGTGTACGGGGCGGCCCCGCGGGACCCGGCCGTCTTCAGCGAGACCACCCAGCCCAAGTCACTGCCCGCCGTGGGCTTCGCCAAGGACGCGGTCGAGGTCGAGGGCTACGTACGGGGCTTCGCGCGCCGGCGGCCCGACGTGGCCGTGTGCGTACTGCGCTTCGCCAACATCCTGGGGCCCTTCGCGGACTCGGCGCTCGCCGAATACTTCTCGATGCCGGTCATGCCGACCGTGCTCGGCTACGACCCGAGGCTCCAGTTCGTCCACGAGGACGATGTGCTCGACGTCCTGAAGCTGGCGGCGGGGGAGCCCCGGCGCGGGACTCTCAACAGCGGGACCTTCAACATCGCGGGGGACGGCGTCCTGCTGCTGTCCCAGTGCTCGCGGCGGCTGGGGCGGCCGACGATACCGCTGCTGCTGCCCGCGCTCACCTGGGTGGGCTCCGCGCTGAAGGCCGTCGGGGTCACCGACTTCTCGCCGGAACAGACCAGACTGCTCACGCACGGGCGGGTCGTGGAGACCTCGCAGATGCGTGACGTGCTGGGATTCAAGCCGATGTACACGACCGCCGAGACCTTCGCGGACTTCGCGCGGAGCCGGGGGAACGGGCTGCTGCCGCCGGAGCGTGCGGGGCGGGCCGTGGACCGGATGGCGGGCGTGCTGAAGGTCGACGTCGAAGAGGGAGCGCAGCGATAG
- a CDS encoding glutaredoxin family protein: protein MSPLLRRKEKKSPAERMVTLIGKPGCHLCDEAQEVIGKVCADTGAQWEKKDISQDEELYRLYWEQIPVVLIDGEQHTFWRVNPDRLRRALGA, encoded by the coding sequence ATGAGCCCTTTGCTGCGCCGTAAGGAAAAGAAGAGTCCGGCAGAGCGGATGGTCACCTTGATCGGCAAGCCGGGGTGCCATCTCTGTGACGAGGCCCAGGAAGTGATCGGGAAAGTGTGCGCCGACACGGGTGCGCAATGGGAGAAGAAGGACATCTCGCAGGACGAAGAGCTCTACCGCTTGTACTGGGAGCAAATTCCGGTGGTCCTCATCGATGGCGAACAGCACACCTTCTGGAGGGTGAACCCGGACCGGCTCCGCCGGGCATTGGGGGCCTGA